Proteins encoded in a region of the Sphingomonas sp. HMP9 genome:
- a CDS encoding DUF1476 domain-containing protein: MTNFDDRERASEAHFAREEEMAFRITARRNRLLGGWAAHEMQLTPEETDAYATALVHADMEGGGDDDVVRKLVGDLTAAGLDHDEATVRRALAQQMIEARRQLLEAH, from the coding sequence ATGACCAACTTCGACGACCGCGAACGCGCCAGCGAGGCGCATTTCGCGCGCGAGGAAGAGATGGCCTTCCGGATTACGGCGCGTCGCAATCGCCTGCTCGGCGGCTGGGCGGCGCATGAGATGCAGCTCACCCCCGAAGAGACCGACGCCTATGCCACCGCGCTCGTGCACGCCGATATGGAAGGTGGGGGCGACGACGATGTCGTGCGCAAGCTCGTCGGCGACCTGACCGCCGCCGGTCTCGATCATGACGAGGCCACCGTTCGTCGCGCGCTTGCGCAGCAGATGATCGAGGCCCGTCGCCAATTGCTGGAGGCGCATTGA
- a CDS encoding NADPH:quinone oxidoreductase family protein — translation MRALVSKAVGGPETLEMVELPDLVAGPGQVVVAVKACAINFPDVLIIEDKYQFKPERPFAPGGEIAGTIASIGEGVAGWAVGDRVIAMLGHGGLCEQVIADPAKLYRLPEGRSFAEGASLILTYGTTIHALLDRGHIKAGQTLLVLGAAGGVGLAAIELGKAFGAKVVAAVSSEEKAAAAKSAGADETLIYARAPFDKNQSKALAEQFKAAVGRDGAHVIYDPVGGDYAEPALRSIAWEGKYLVVGFPAGIPKLPLNLTLLKSCDVCGVFWGAFAARDPKANQAHIGTLFDLWEAGKIAPRVTETFAFEDGGKAIAKMAARNAIGKLVVEVG, via the coding sequence ATGCGAGCATTGGTGTCGAAGGCAGTCGGCGGACCTGAAACTCTGGAAATGGTCGAGCTGCCCGATTTGGTGGCCGGCCCAGGACAGGTCGTCGTCGCGGTCAAAGCCTGCGCGATCAACTTCCCCGACGTCCTTATCATCGAGGACAAATACCAGTTCAAGCCCGAGCGCCCGTTCGCGCCGGGCGGCGAGATCGCCGGCACGATCGCGTCGATCGGCGAAGGCGTTGCCGGCTGGGCGGTTGGCGACCGCGTCATCGCGATGCTCGGCCATGGCGGCCTGTGCGAGCAGGTCATCGCCGACCCCGCCAAGCTCTACCGCCTCCCCGAAGGCCGCAGCTTCGCCGAGGGAGCATCGCTGATCCTCACCTACGGCACGACGATCCACGCACTGCTCGACCGCGGCCACATCAAGGCGGGACAGACGTTGCTCGTTCTCGGTGCAGCCGGCGGCGTGGGGCTCGCGGCGATCGAGCTCGGCAAGGCGTTCGGCGCAAAGGTCGTCGCCGCGGTTTCGTCCGAGGAGAAGGCGGCCGCTGCCAAGTCCGCGGGGGCCGACGAGACGTTGATCTACGCGCGTGCCCCGTTCGACAAGAACCAGTCGAAGGCGCTTGCCGAGCAGTTCAAGGCAGCGGTCGGTCGCGATGGCGCTCACGTGATCTACGATCCGGTCGGCGGCGACTATGCGGAGCCCGCTCTGCGTTCGATTGCCTGGGAGGGCAAGTACCTCGTGGTAGGCTTCCCCGCCGGTATCCCGAAACTTCCGCTCAACCTTACGTTGCTGAAAAGCTGTGACGTCTGCGGGGTCTTTTGGGGGGCGTTCGCAGCTCGCGATCCGAAGGCGAACCAGGCACATATCGGGACGCTGTTCGACCTGTGGGAAGCAGGAAAGATCGCGCCGCGCGTTACCGAAACATTCGCGTTCGAGGACGGCGGCAAGGCCATTGCGAAGATGGCGGCACGTAATGCTATCGGGAAGCTCGTCGTAGAGGTCGGCTAA
- the leuD gene encoding 3-isopropylmalate dehydratase small subunit codes for MTPVTTVSGRAYPWGAKNIDTDVIIPAHWLKTITRTGLGRGAFETVRAQPGNIFDDPRYAGSPILIAGDNFGCGSSREHAAWALADMGITAVIAPSFSDIFSGNAFKNGIVPVVLPQEAIDRLIEVAQDQIVTVDLETMTVTTPFQDRFTFELDAFRRQCLMEGLDEVGLTLARDTQISKFEEAVASNRPWTTVESGYASIGVEGSRRT; via the coding sequence ATGACTCCCGTCACCACCGTCTCGGGCCGCGCCTATCCGTGGGGCGCGAAGAACATCGACACCGATGTCATCATTCCCGCGCATTGGCTGAAGACGATCACGCGCACCGGCCTCGGCCGCGGCGCGTTCGAGACGGTTCGGGCGCAACCCGGCAATATCTTCGACGACCCGCGCTATGCCGGGTCGCCGATCCTGATCGCGGGCGATAATTTCGGCTGCGGGTCGAGCCGCGAGCACGCCGCTTGGGCGCTCGCCGACATGGGTATCACCGCGGTGATCGCGCCGAGCTTCTCGGACATCTTCTCGGGCAACGCGTTCAAGAACGGCATCGTCCCCGTCGTGCTGCCCCAGGAGGCGATCGACCGCCTGATTGAGGTCGCGCAGGACCAGATTGTCACGGTCGATCTCGAGACGATGACCGTCACCACGCCGTTCCAGGATCGCTTCACCTTCGAACTCGACGCATTCCGTCGTCAATGCCTCATGGAAGGGCTGGACGAGGTCGGCCTGACGCTGGCAAGGGATACCCAGATTTCGAAATTCGAGGAGGCGGTCGCATCGAATCGCCCCTGGACGACGGTGGAGAGCGGGTATGCGAGCATTGGTGTCGAAGGCAGTCGGCGGACCTGA
- the leuC gene encoding 3-isopropylmalate dehydratase large subunit has translation MATPQTLYEKIWAAHVVERRDDGTCLIYIDRHLVHEVTSPQAFEGLRVAGRTVRRPDLTLAVPDHNLPTTPRKDAAGRVLPIADPESAQQLDALRRNTTEFGIDYIDATAAEQGIVHVVGPEQGFTLPGATLVCGDSHTSAHGALGALAFGIGTSEVEHVLATQTLLLSQAKTMEVRVDGELGFGVSPKDVILAIIGKIGAAGGTGHVIEFTGSVIRAMSIEGRLTIANMSIEAGARAGLIAPDDTTFAYLKGRPMAPTGENWDKAVAWWRSLATDPGARYDKSVVLDAADIAPGLTWGTSPEDVVPITGVVPEPSSFADPAKQAAAQKSLDYMGLTAGTAMRDVTIQHVFIGSCTNSRIEDLRAAAAIADGRHVADGVRALVVPGSGLVKRQAEAEGLDRIFITAGFEWREPGCSMCLAMNPDKVPAGERCASTSNRNFVGRQGPGARTHLVSPAMAAAAAVTGKLSDVRELMGEIA, from the coding sequence ATGGCAACTCCACAAACCCTGTACGAAAAGATCTGGGCCGCGCACGTCGTCGAACGCCGCGACGATGGCACCTGCCTGATCTATATCGACCGTCACCTCGTCCACGAAGTCACCAGTCCGCAGGCGTTCGAAGGCCTCCGCGTCGCTGGGCGGACAGTCCGCCGTCCCGACCTGACGCTTGCCGTCCCCGATCACAACCTGCCGACGACGCCGCGCAAGGACGCCGCCGGGCGTGTCCTGCCGATCGCCGATCCCGAAAGCGCGCAACAGCTCGACGCGCTGCGCCGCAATACGACCGAGTTCGGCATCGACTATATTGATGCGACCGCCGCCGAGCAGGGCATTGTCCACGTTGTCGGCCCCGAGCAAGGCTTTACGCTTCCCGGCGCGACGTTGGTCTGCGGCGACAGCCATACCTCCGCGCATGGTGCGCTCGGCGCGCTTGCGTTCGGGATCGGCACCAGCGAGGTCGAGCACGTCCTCGCCACGCAGACGCTGCTGCTGTCGCAGGCCAAGACGATGGAAGTCCGCGTCGATGGCGAACTCGGCTTCGGGGTCAGCCCGAAGGATGTCATCCTCGCGATCATCGGCAAGATCGGCGCAGCGGGCGGCACCGGCCACGTCATCGAATTCACCGGCAGCGTCATTCGCGCGATGTCGATCGAGGGCCGCCTGACGATCGCCAACATGTCGATCGAGGCGGGCGCGCGCGCGGGCCTGATCGCGCCCGACGATACGACGTTCGCCTATCTCAAAGGCCGCCCGATGGCGCCGACCGGCGAGAACTGGGACAAGGCCGTCGCTTGGTGGCGCAGCCTCGCGACCGATCCCGGCGCGCGCTACGACAAGTCCGTCGTGCTCGACGCCGCCGACATCGCGCCCGGCCTGACATGGGGCACCAGCCCCGAGGACGTCGTCCCGATCACTGGTGTCGTTCCCGAACCGTCGAGCTTCGCCGACCCCGCCAAGCAGGCGGCGGCGCAGAAGTCGCTCGATTACATGGGGCTGACCGCGGGCACCGCGATGCGCGACGTTACGATCCAGCACGTCTTCATCGGCAGCTGCACCAACAGCCGGATCGAGGACCTGCGCGCCGCCGCGGCGATCGCCGACGGGCGCCATGTCGCCGACGGGGTGCGCGCACTCGTCGTCCCCGGATCGGGGCTGGTCAAGCGGCAGGCGGAAGCCGAGGGGCTCGATCGGATCTTCATCACGGCAGGGTTCGAATGGCGCGAGCCGGGCTGTTCGATGTGTCTGGCCATGAACCCGGACAAAGTCCCTGCGGGGGAGCGTTGCGCTTCCACGTCGAACCGTAATTTCGTTGGCAGACAGGGTCCCGGAGCGCGCACGCATCTGGTATCACCCGCGATGGCGGCAGCGGCGGCAGTGACCGGCAAGCTGAGCGACGTCAGAGAGTTGATGGGGGAAATAGCGTGA